One genomic region from Nostoc sphaeroides encodes:
- a CDS encoding aldo/keto reductase yields MFLLLFRLMQCEAEVINTGEIPLRPLGKTGGKVSAIALGGATLGQAKSKEEAIRITHEAIDNGITFMDNAWEYNQHRSEEWMGEALQGRRDKAFLMTKVCKI; encoded by the coding sequence ATGTTTTTATTACTATTCCGACTCATGCAATGTGAAGCTGAGGTTATAAACACTGGTGAAATTCCTCTCCGTCCACTGGGAAAAACAGGGGGTAAAGTGTCAGCGATCGCACTTGGAGGTGCAACTTTAGGGCAAGCAAAGAGCAAGGAAGAAGCAATTCGCATCACCCACGAAGCTATTGACAATGGCATCACTTTCATGGATAACGCTTGGGAGTATAACCAGCATCGGAGTGAAGAGTGGATGGGAGAGGCGTTGCAAGGGCGACGAGACAAGGCTTTTTTGATGACGAAGGTTTGCAAAATTTAG
- a CDS encoding Uma2 family endonuclease gives MYQTDPPRSPKDVLPTMYDLPSEDPQEPGLPDQFHLLQPRLLDETFRPPNYPSDEIFVASDLNLYYDPRHPLWHKRPDWFAVLGVSRLYEQRDLRLSYVVWQEGVYPFIVVELLSPGTEKEDLGQTLRDIKQPPGKWEVYEQILRVPYYAVFDRYKYELRVFKLDGGRYAEITLSESRFWIPELELGLGVWHGRYQDVEQPWLRWYDWTGCWVLTSTEQERQRAEQEKQRAEQEKQRAEQEKQRAERLIAQLRSLGVEPDVD, from the coding sequence ATGTATCAAACTGACCCGCCGCGATCGCCAAAAGATGTATTGCCAACCATGTATGATCTTCCCAGTGAAGATCCACAGGAGCCTGGTTTGCCCGATCAGTTTCATTTATTGCAACCTCGTCTGTTAGACGAAACCTTTCGTCCACCGAATTATCCAAGCGACGAGATATTTGTTGCTAGCGATCTGAATCTTTATTATGACCCGCGTCATCCACTGTGGCATAAGCGACCAGATTGGTTTGCCGTTTTAGGTGTTTCCCGCCTCTACGAACAACGGGATTTACGCTTAAGTTATGTCGTTTGGCAAGAGGGAGTTTATCCTTTTATTGTGGTTGAATTGCTGTCTCCTGGTACTGAAAAGGAAGACTTGGGGCAGACATTGCGGGATATCAAGCAACCACCAGGAAAATGGGAAGTATATGAGCAGATTCTGCGTGTTCCTTATTATGCAGTATTTGATCGCTACAAATATGAGTTAAGGGTATTTAAGTTAGACGGTGGTCGTTATGCTGAGATAACACTGTCAGAATCACGCTTTTGGATACCAGAACTAGAATTAGGCTTGGGTGTGTGGCACGGACGCTATCAAGATGTAGAACAGCCCTGGTTACGCTGGTATGATTGGACAGGCTGCTGGGTATTAACTTCTACAGAACAAGAAAGACAACGGGCTGAACAAGAAAAACAACGGGCTGAACAAGAAAAACAACGGGCTGAACAAGAAAAACAACGGGCTGAACGGTTGATTGCACAATTGCGATCGCTCGGCGTTGAACCCGATGTAGATTAG
- a CDS encoding GNAT family N-acetyltransferase → MNQYRFKQSFSAEPSISDKLFDLMEATFPGLSSLAECARKLGASWETASTPFIRFHDDIAITHVGVLEIPMQIMGQKLTVGGVHGVATRAEFRRRGYYREVMEEVLEYCDTLYETLVLTTPQPEFYLPFGFRIVEEHIFKVKCNSTGSTDSFRILDFTDTKDYTLLHRLLETRAPVSNIVGVVKEKPVFFVNEGSRTLYYAEDLDLIACLEIEDTRLHLFDLVTTQICSLKNIIAKIPQPIEEVVIYFSPELLDVKDVQAFVHAFDETVLMVRGKFAAEGEKFMLPRSARC, encoded by the coding sequence ATGAACCAGTATCGTTTCAAACAGTCATTCTCTGCTGAACCCAGCATAAGCGATAAGCTTTTTGACTTAATGGAAGCCACATTTCCCGGACTCAGCAGTTTAGCAGAATGTGCAAGAAAACTAGGCGCATCCTGGGAAACAGCTTCGACTCCGTTTATTCGCTTTCATGATGATATAGCTATTACCCATGTGGGAGTGTTAGAAATTCCCATGCAAATTATGGGACAAAAGCTCACTGTCGGCGGAGTTCATGGAGTAGCTACCCGTGCAGAATTTCGTAGGAGAGGATATTACCGCGAAGTAATGGAAGAAGTGCTGGAATATTGCGATACCCTTTACGAAACCCTGGTACTAACGACACCACAACCAGAGTTTTACTTACCTTTTGGCTTTCGTATTGTCGAAGAACATATCTTCAAAGTTAAGTGTAACTCCACAGGTAGCACTGATAGCTTCAGAATACTGGATTTTACAGATACCAAAGATTACACATTGTTACACAGACTTTTGGAAACACGCGCCCCTGTCTCTAATATAGTTGGCGTAGTCAAGGAAAAACCTGTGTTCTTTGTCAATGAAGGAAGTCGTACCTTATACTATGCAGAAGATTTAGATTTAATCGCCTGTCTGGAGATAGAAGATACCCGACTTCATCTTTTTGATCTAGTTACAACGCAGATATGCTCTTTGAAGAATATTATTGCTAAAATACCCCAACCCATTGAAGAAGTAGTGATTTACTTTAGTCCAGAACTTTTGGATGTCAAAGATGTGCAAGCATTCGTCCATGCATTTGACGAAACTGTGCTGATGGTTCGTGGTAAATTTGCAGCCGAGGGCGAAAAATTTATGTTGCCGCGTTCTGCAAGGTGTTGA
- a CDS encoding GNAT family N-acetyltransferase, translating into MPILRTLQPGDEVSLEAFLLQHTDTSMFLRSNWRTAGLLDQNARFQGTYIAAYTDETIVAVAAHFWNGMIVVQAPVYLPEVVQAVVAQSERAISGISGPAAQVEATKSILGLSNRPTQLDESEILFSLALRDLQIPEALASAKVQCRLPHPEELELLTQWCAAYSVETLGQRDTQSLTTASRSIIEARQAMAMHWVLVAEDTPVSYSAFNASLPDIVQIGGVWTPPALRGKGYAKSVVAGSLLDARSLLVKRAILFTGDNNQAAQAVYQGIGFLPTGEKYGLVLFEETQA; encoded by the coding sequence GTGCCTATTTTGAGAACTCTGCAACCTGGAGATGAAGTATCGCTGGAAGCATTTCTCTTGCAACACACTGATACTTCTATGTTTTTGCGCTCTAATTGGCGAACTGCGGGACTACTTGACCAAAATGCCAGATTTCAAGGAACTTACATAGCAGCCTACACAGATGAAACTATAGTGGCAGTTGCAGCCCATTTTTGGAATGGGATGATCGTAGTCCAAGCCCCTGTATATTTGCCAGAAGTGGTGCAAGCAGTTGTGGCACAATCTGAACGTGCTATTTCTGGAATTAGTGGCCCAGCAGCACAAGTCGAAGCGACAAAAAGCATTTTGGGACTTAGCAACCGACCAACTCAACTTGATGAGTCTGAGATATTGTTTTCTCTAGCATTACGAGACTTGCAAATACCTGAAGCTTTAGCATCGGCAAAAGTGCAGTGTCGTTTGCCACATCCAGAGGAGTTGGAATTACTCACTCAATGGTGCGCTGCTTATAGTGTGGAAACTTTAGGACAAAGAGATACTCAGAGTTTAACAACAGCTAGCCGTAGCATAATTGAAGCTCGTCAAGCTATGGCAATGCATTGGGTTTTGGTAGCAGAAGATACCCCAGTTTCTTACTCTGCTTTCAATGCCAGCTTACCTGATATTGTGCAAATTGGTGGAGTGTGGACACCGCCAGCCCTGCGGGGTAAAGGCTACGCCAAAAGTGTAGTCGCAGGCTCATTGTTAGATGCGCGATCGCTCTTAGTAAAACGTGCCATCCTGTTTACAGGTGATAATAACCAAGCAGCCCAAGCAGTTTATCAAGGAATTGGCTTTTTGCCTACTGGCGAGAAGTATGGCTTAGTCTTATTTGAAGAGACTCAGGCTTGA
- a CDS encoding nucleoside phosphorylase codes for MTGKRFYHIGFGQDDLGSSPPSIALLSGDPERSRLIAQTYLLDVRVLSENRGLNSYVGYLQNGRSILSATSGMGAPSLSIVVNELIQVGIRQIIRIGTCGAIQSYIPVGSVVISSAALCRQGAANDIAPVEYPAAADPFLTVALVKAARELKVEHYIGITASVDTFYEGQERTDSANPNLMRSLHGITEEYRRLNILNYEMECGTLFKMAGVYNFTAAAICAVVAGRTVSENIILEQKDIAVKNAIATAVHAAKTLE; via the coding sequence ATGACTGGTAAACGCTTTTATCACATTGGCTTTGGACAAGACGATTTAGGTTCATCACCTCCCAGCATTGCCTTATTATCTGGCGATCCAGAGCGATCGCGTCTAATTGCCCAAACTTATTTACTAGATGTGCGCGTGTTATCAGAAAATCGCGGACTCAATAGCTATGTGGGATACTTACAAAATGGTCGCAGTATTTTATCAGCTACTAGTGGTATGGGTGCGCCTTCATTAAGTATTGTTGTCAATGAGTTAATCCAAGTAGGAATCCGGCAAATTATTCGTATTGGAACTTGCGGAGCAATTCAATCTTATATACCAGTCGGTAGCGTTGTTATTAGCAGTGCAGCATTGTGTCGCCAAGGTGCAGCAAATGATATTGCACCTGTGGAGTATCCAGCCGCAGCCGATCCTTTTCTCACAGTCGCTTTAGTTAAAGCCGCCCGAGAATTAAAGGTTGAACATTACATAGGAATTACGGCATCAGTTGATACTTTTTACGAAGGACAAGAACGCACTGATTCAGCGAATCCAAATTTAATGCGATCGCTGCATGGTATTACAGAAGAATATCGGCGATTAAATATCTTGAATTATGAAATGGAATGCGGCACATTATTCAAAATGGCAGGAGTGTATAATTTTACTGCTGCTGCTATTTGCGCTGTAGTAGCTGGGCGTACTGTTAGTGAAAATATCATCTTAGAACAAAAAGATATCGCTGTTAAAAATGCGATCGCAACTGCTGTACATGCAGCAAAAACCCTTGAATAA
- a CDS encoding retropepsin-like aspartic protease family protein, with amino-acid sequence MKNAWRRWITTVNLAAIGLIPTLIFLAFSHRATADDPGACYMITSSGKTIRLGRLCSNIPVASDKRVFRVSIKRRFGGTPVIDVTFNDNKTFEMIVDTGASETIITQEMANTLELQATGTMQAQIADGSQVEFPTSQVKSIAVGGVTANNLRVAIAPKASIGLLGHDFFGSYDIKILEKEVEFHHR; translated from the coding sequence ATGAAGAATGCTTGGAGGCGTTGGATTACGACCGTTAACCTAGCTGCAATCGGACTAATACCGACGCTGATATTTTTAGCATTCTCTCATCGAGCAACAGCAGACGATCCAGGAGCATGTTACATGATAACCTCCTCTGGTAAAACCATTAGATTGGGAAGGCTTTGTAGCAATATACCCGTAGCTTCAGACAAAAGAGTTTTTCGAGTCTCAATCAAACGCCGCTTTGGGGGAACTCCTGTAATTGATGTCACCTTCAACGACAATAAAACCTTTGAAATGATTGTAGATACAGGTGCTAGTGAAACTATTATCACTCAAGAGATGGCGAATACACTTGAACTCCAGGCTACAGGGACAATGCAAGCCCAAATTGCCGATGGTAGCCAAGTAGAATTTCCAACCAGTCAGGTAAAATCTATTGCAGTAGGCGGAGTAACAGCCAATAATCTGCGGGTAGCGATCGCACCAAAAGCAAGCATCGGCTTACTAGGTCACGATTTCTTTGGCAGCTATGATATTAAAATTCTGGAAAAAGAGGTGGAATTTCATCACCGCTAA
- a CDS encoding carboxymuconolactone decarboxylase family protein, whose product MTKLIEYEEASEEVRAVYDDIRATRQNDYINNFWKAIANHPPTLQRTWQAVKEVMTGPGEIDPLMRELIYIAVSATNGCEYCIASHTAGARAKGMDDTMFGELMAIAATANMTNRLANGYQIPVDERFKT is encoded by the coding sequence ATGACTAAGCTGATTGAATACGAAGAAGCCAGCGAGGAAGTCCGGGCAGTATATGACGACATCCGCGCTACACGCCAGAATGACTATATAAATAACTTTTGGAAAGCGATAGCCAATCATCCCCCTACCTTGCAACGAACTTGGCAAGCGGTGAAAGAAGTGATGACTGGCCCCGGTGAGATTGATCCACTGATGCGCGAACTAATTTACATCGCCGTGAGTGCGACGAATGGCTGTGAGTATTGCATCGCCTCGCACACAGCAGGGGCGCGGGCTAAGGGTATGGATGATACCATGTTCGGGGAACTAATGGCGATCGCAGCCACTGCCAACATGACTAATCGCCTCGCCAACGGCTATCAAATTCCTGTGGACGAGAGATTTAAGACGTAG
- a CDS encoding alpha/beta fold hydrolase produces MPKVQINGIDLFYDIKGKGEPLLLIAGFLCDHAYWSLIMPSLVSQYQVIRLDNRGMGRSSAPETPYSLKQMANDVAALLDRIAIDKVHLVGHSMGGQIAQELVLAHPEKVESLILLSSLAKGDGLFNSIIETWGDLCKNVDLKLYEKVVLPWIFTDTFYSIPGMIEGLIEFAIRYPFPPAAHSLYHHSRAMLDFDTTDRLQKIHCPTLVLVGKQDILTPLKFSQQLAQGIPNTELLALNGGGHGFLIESPDAVVSAMLNFLRKLTK; encoded by the coding sequence ATGCCCAAAGTTCAGATTAACGGGATTGATTTGTTCTACGACATTAAGGGAAAGGGTGAACCTTTGCTATTAATAGCTGGCTTCCTGTGCGATCATGCCTATTGGTCGTTGATTATGCCATCGCTGGTTTCGCAGTATCAAGTCATTCGTTTAGACAACCGAGGTATGGGGCGAAGTTCTGCTCCCGAAACCCCCTATAGTCTGAAACAGATGGCTAATGACGTTGCAGCATTGCTCGATCGCATTGCGATCGATAAAGTGCATTTAGTAGGTCATTCAATGGGTGGTCAGATAGCCCAAGAGTTAGTGTTAGCACATCCTGAAAAGGTAGAAAGTCTGATACTACTTTCATCATTAGCAAAGGGTGATGGATTATTTAACAGTATCATTGAGACTTGGGGCGACCTCTGCAAAAATGTAGACTTGAAACTTTATGAAAAAGTCGTATTACCCTGGATATTTACAGATACGTTCTACTCGATTCCTGGGATGATCGAAGGACTAATTGAATTTGCAATCAGATATCCTTTTCCACCTGCGGCTCATTCACTCTATCATCACAGCCGAGCTATGCTTGACTTTGACACAACAGACCGCCTTCAAAAAATTCATTGTCCTACCCTAGTTCTAGTTGGTAAACAAGACATTCTCACCCCGCTAAAGTTTTCCCAGCAACTTGCTCAAGGCATTCCCAACACTGAACTTTTAGCCCTCAATGGAGGGGGTCATGGCTTCTTAATTGAGTCGCCGGATGCTGTGGTTTCAGCCATGCTTAACTTCCTGAGGAAGTTGACGAAATAA
- a CDS encoding phosphoribosyltransferase: MPDLYVSWSDYHQKIEQLAVQIYQSGWEFNQIICLARGGLRIGDILSRIYQQPLAILATSSYSGVQKQERNNLIFSRHLTMTAEKLGSRILLVDDLVDSGITLQQTIPWLQQNTDFPIEEIRTAVLWYKACSVIAPNYYVDYLADNPWIHQPFEHYEQINIAEFAAKVNQMC; this comes from the coding sequence ATGCCAGACCTTTATGTTTCTTGGTCAGATTATCACCAAAAAATTGAACAACTGGCCGTTCAGATTTATCAATCAGGCTGGGAATTTAACCAAATTATCTGTCTTGCCAGAGGAGGACTACGAATCGGAGATATTCTCTCCCGTATATACCAGCAGCCGTTAGCAATTTTAGCAACCTCATCTTACAGTGGCGTCCAAAAGCAAGAAAGAAATAATTTAATTTTCTCTCGCCACTTAACGATGACTGCCGAAAAGTTAGGTTCCCGCATTCTCCTAGTGGATGATTTGGTAGACTCTGGCATCACACTCCAGCAGACTATACCTTGGCTCCAGCAAAATACTGATTTCCCCATTGAGGAAATTCGCACCGCCGTTCTTTGGTATAAAGCTTGTTCAGTTATAGCACCCAATTATTATGTTGATTATTTGGCTGACAACCCCTGGATTCATCAACCTTTTGAACACTACGAGCAGATAAATATTGCAGAATTTGCGGCTAAAGTAAATCAAATGTGTTGA
- a CDS encoding MFS transporter — translation MNDSTADGDAQGTPKNEKLNLSTKIAFGAGDLGTAIAAMIGITYLSPFLTDVAGLDPNLAGQTQLVGKVWDAVNDPMVGVLSDRTQSSQGRRYPWMIWGSIPFGIFFFLQWIVPQFSTQESVNQWGLFWYYTAVSILFNAFYTVVNLPYTALTAELTQDYDERTSLTSFRFFFSIGGSIFAILLFLAISILIPDNRQLQYVVLGGICATVSVFPLYWCVWGTKKRAQAVAKLHPETEQKVSIPLWQQLKIVFTNRPFLFVVGIYLCSWLSFQLSAGIIPYFVTSWMRLPQWHVSLVLLTVQGTAMSMLFVWAAISKRFGKQAVYYMGMTIWIIAQVGLFFLQPGQIILMYIFAMMAGLGVSTAYLIPWSMLPDVIELDELKTGQRREGIFYSFMVFLQKICLGFAVYILLQRLGTAGYIKPTPDVLMPIQPNTVLDVIRSFIGPLPAIALILGLVLTYFYPITREMHAEIMLKLKERQEKRGVN, via the coding sequence ATGAATGATTCTACTGCTGATGGCGACGCTCAAGGAACGCCTAAAAATGAAAAACTAAACCTCAGTACTAAAATTGCTTTCGGTGCTGGAGATTTGGGAACAGCGATCGCGGCGATGATTGGGATCACTTATTTGTCACCATTCCTCACAGATGTTGCTGGTTTAGATCCCAACTTAGCCGGACAAACCCAACTGGTTGGTAAAGTCTGGGATGCAGTCAACGATCCGATGGTTGGGGTATTGAGCGATCGCACTCAAAGTAGTCAAGGAAGGCGGTATCCTTGGATGATTTGGGGATCAATTCCTTTTGGGATTTTCTTCTTTTTGCAGTGGATTGTTCCGCAATTTAGCACTCAAGAAAGTGTGAATCAGTGGGGGTTGTTTTGGTATTACACTGCTGTTTCTATTTTGTTTAATGCTTTCTATACAGTCGTCAATTTACCATATACAGCGCTCACCGCAGAACTAACTCAAGACTACGACGAACGCACTAGTCTAACCAGCTTTCGCTTTTTCTTTTCTATTGGCGGTAGCATTTTCGCCATACTTCTTTTTTTAGCTATTTCTATACTAATTCCCGATAACAGACAACTACAATATGTAGTTTTGGGAGGCATTTGTGCAACTGTCTCTGTTTTCCCTTTATATTGGTGTGTTTGGGGAACAAAAAAACGCGCTCAAGCAGTAGCAAAGTTACACCCAGAAACTGAGCAAAAAGTCTCTATTCCTTTATGGCAACAACTCAAAATTGTTTTTACTAATCGCCCTTTCTTGTTTGTAGTAGGGATTTACCTTTGTTCTTGGTTGAGTTTTCAATTGTCAGCTGGCATTATTCCCTACTTTGTCACCAGTTGGATGCGGCTACCGCAATGGCACGTTAGCCTAGTGCTGTTGACGGTGCAAGGAACCGCCATGTCTATGCTGTTTGTTTGGGCTGCCATCAGTAAGCGTTTTGGCAAACAAGCTGTGTACTACATGGGAATGACTATTTGGATTATTGCCCAAGTTGGACTTTTTTTCTTGCAACCTGGTCAAATCATCCTAATGTACATTTTTGCGATGATGGCAGGTTTGGGTGTCTCCACTGCCTATCTTATTCCCTGGTCAATGCTACCTGATGTAATTGAACTGGATGAACTCAAAACTGGACAGAGGCGAGAGGGTATTTTTTACAGTTTTATGGTGTTTCTCCAGAAAATCTGTTTAGGATTTGCAGTTTATATACTTTTACAAAGATTAGGTACAGCTGGATATATTAAACCCACGCCAGATGTGCTAATGCCAATTCAACCAAATACTGTGTTAGATGTAATTCGTAGTTTTATTGGCCCCCTACCAGCGATCGCTTTAATATTGGGTTTAGTTTTAACGTATTTTTACCCAATTACCCGCGAGATGCACGCAGAGATTATGCTAAAACTCAAAGAACGGCAAGAGAAGAGGGGAGTTAATTAA
- a CDS encoding XisI protein, with amino-acid sequence MERLNYQEIVQKILETHAKNRSNSQTEVKLLFDTERHRYQVMNIGWQELTRIFGCIIYVEIKDGKIWIERDGTEIGVANELVEAGVPKQDIVLAFKAPYKRKFTEFAAS; translated from the coding sequence ATGGAGAGACTAAATTATCAAGAAATAGTCCAAAAAATTCTGGAAACTCATGCCAAAAATCGCTCAAATAGTCAGACAGAAGTCAAATTGTTATTTGATACTGAGCGCCATCGCTATCAAGTTATGAATATTGGTTGGCAAGAGCTAACGCGAATATTTGGTTGTATTATTTATGTAGAAATTAAAGATGGCAAAATTTGGATCGAACGCGATGGAACGGAAATCGGAGTAGCTAATGAATTAGTAGAAGCTGGAGTTCCTAAACAAGATATAGTTTTGGCTTTTAAAGCCCCATACAAACGAAAATTTACTGAATTTGCTGCTAGTTGA
- the rtcA gene encoding RNA 3'-terminal phosphate cyclase → MIEIDGSYGEGGGQVLRTSLSLAAITGEPIRISGIRAGRKKPGLAAQHLTAVRAAARICNAQLRGDALGSMLLEFIPGSAVQAGTYTFDVSKAQVGGSAGAIALVLQTILLPLALASGNSQVTLKGGTHVNFSPTVTYIEQVYLPILQRMGVEAQVKLGAWGWFPKGGGEVQLHVDGGGKLNGINLLERGNLQQVRGLAVVTELPSHIPQRMANRAENLLREAHLKVAVHALRERGIAPGAGIFLTAEYENSLTGFGGFGRLRLSAETVAEIACQQLLEFHHTGAAVDEHLADQLLLPAALASQESHYRVAEVTRHLTTNAVVIEQFGLAQVRVNEAEKIVSVKSLTR, encoded by the coding sequence ATGATTGAAATTGACGGTTCCTACGGAGAGGGAGGCGGACAAGTTCTTCGCACTTCCTTAAGTCTAGCCGCTATCACTGGCGAACCCATACGAATTTCAGGCATTCGCGCTGGACGCAAAAAACCAGGATTAGCAGCACAACACTTAACAGCAGTTCGGGCTGCGGCGAGAATTTGTAATGCCCAACTACGGGGTGATGCTTTGGGTTCAATGCTGCTAGAATTCATCCCAGGTAGTGCTGTGCAAGCTGGAACTTATACCTTTGATGTTAGTAAAGCACAAGTTGGTGGTTCTGCGGGTGCGATCGCTCTAGTTTTACAGACAATTCTCTTACCTTTGGCACTAGCATCGGGCAATTCTCAAGTAACTCTAAAGGGTGGAACTCATGTAAATTTTAGCCCGACAGTGACGTACATTGAGCAAGTTTATTTACCGATATTGCAACGCATGGGTGTAGAAGCCCAAGTCAAGTTAGGTGCTTGGGGGTGGTTTCCCAAAGGTGGCGGAGAGGTACAGTTGCATGTAGATGGCGGTGGTAAACTCAACGGGATTAACTTGTTGGAACGGGGAAATTTACAACAGGTGCGAGGGCTAGCAGTGGTAACAGAATTGCCTTCGCATATTCCCCAACGGATGGCGAATCGTGCCGAGAATTTGTTACGGGAAGCCCATTTGAAAGTTGCTGTACACGCTTTGCGAGAAAGAGGTATAGCACCTGGGGCGGGTATTTTTTTAACTGCTGAGTATGAGAACAGCTTGACTGGCTTTGGTGGATTTGGGCGATTACGGTTATCGGCGGAGACAGTTGCAGAAATTGCTTGTCAGCAACTCCTTGAGTTTCATCACACCGGTGCAGCAGTGGATGAACACTTAGCAGATCAGTTATTATTGCCGGCTGCTTTAGCTTCACAGGAAAGTCATTACCGGGTAGCTGAGGTAACTAGACATTTGACGACGAATGCAGTCGTAATTGAACAATTTGGGTTGGCGCAGGTTAGGGTAAATGAAGCTGAGAAAATCGTGTCGGTAAAGAGTTTGACTAGATGA
- a CDS encoding ABC transporter permease has protein sequence MLFIRRTKSQKTSSKFLSAEVLAPMGVGIIALFLWDIFVRITHLPPYILPGPLLVFKTLITDWNELFPSLLITLQITVVAFVAAAISGLLMAILFTQSKWIERSLFPYAVILQTTPIVAIAPLIILWLKNNTFAALVVCAWIVAFFPIVSNTTLGLNSVDRNLLNLFQLYKASRWQTLLYLRLPSAMPYFLGGLKISGGLALIGAVVAEFVAGTGGAKSGIAYRILISSYNLQIPRMFAALFLTTGLGVLIFVSLSALSDFILSKWHESAAKHEN, from the coding sequence ATGCTATTTATCCGTCGCACCAAATCACAAAAGACATCGAGCAAGTTTCTTTCTGCTGAGGTTTTGGCACCGATGGGAGTTGGCATTATAGCATTATTTTTATGGGATATATTTGTGCGAATAACACATCTACCTCCTTATATCCTCCCTGGCCCTTTATTAGTATTTAAAACTTTAATTACTGACTGGAACGAGCTTTTTCCATCACTATTAATTACACTGCAAATCACAGTTGTTGCTTTTGTTGCTGCGGCTATTTCTGGTTTACTAATGGCGATTTTGTTCACCCAAAGTAAATGGATTGAACGCAGTTTATTTCCCTATGCAGTGATTTTACAAACAACTCCGATAGTTGCGATCGCACCCCTAATAATCCTTTGGTTAAAAAATAACACTTTCGCCGCCTTAGTAGTTTGTGCCTGGATTGTCGCCTTTTTCCCCATCGTATCCAACACTACACTAGGACTCAACAGCGTTGACCGGAACTTGCTCAACCTATTTCAACTTTACAAAGCTTCTCGCTGGCAAACTCTGCTGTATCTCCGTTTACCCAGCGCCATGCCCTATTTTTTAGGTGGTTTAAAAATTAGCGGTGGTTTAGCATTAATTGGCGCAGTTGTAGCCGAATTTGTCGCCGGTACTGGTGGGGCAAAATCTGGCATTGCTTACCGGATTTTAATCTCCAGCTACAACTTACAAATTCCTCGGATGTTTGCAGCATTATTTCTTACAACTGGGTTGGGTGTATTAATTTTTGTCAGCTTGAGTGCCCTATCTGACTTTATATTAAGTAAGTGGCATGAAAGTGCTGCCAAACATGAGAATTAA
- a CDS encoding ABC transporter ATP-binding protein, which produces MSKHPIITLNQITKVYTNGTVALQDLNLAIPESQFVSLVGPSGCGKSTVLRLIAGLGRTSSGSIDWSITQQARKLAFVFQDAALMPWANVRENVRLPLKLARMSKKDSQKLVQETLELVGLEGFEENYPRQLSGGMKMRVSIARALVTQPNVLLMDEPFGALDEITRSKLNGDLLNLWLQQRWTVVFVTHNIYEAVYLSNRVLVMGISPGRIVADVEIDVPYPRNDDFRTSLLYNQYCREISQHLAQAMISVPI; this is translated from the coding sequence ATGAGTAAGCATCCCATCATCACACTCAATCAAATTACCAAGGTCTACACCAATGGCACTGTTGCCCTGCAAGACCTAAATTTAGCAATTCCAGAGTCGCAATTTGTTAGTTTAGTTGGCCCCTCTGGGTGTGGTAAAAGTACAGTCCTGCGCCTGATTGCCGGACTGGGGCGCACGAGTTCTGGTAGTATTGACTGGAGTATAACTCAGCAAGCAAGAAAGCTGGCTTTTGTTTTCCAAGATGCTGCACTCATGCCTTGGGCTAACGTTAGAGAGAATGTCCGCCTACCGCTAAAGTTGGCGAGAATGTCTAAAAAAGATAGCCAAAAATTGGTGCAGGAGACATTAGAATTGGTAGGATTAGAAGGCTTTGAAGAAAACTATCCCCGCCAATTATCAGGTGGGATGAAAATGCGGGTATCAATTGCTAGAGCATTAGTTACTCAGCCAAATGTTTTGTTGATGGATGAACCATTTGGTGCATTAGATGAAATCACTCGTAGCAAACTCAATGGTGATTTACTAAATTTGTGGCTTCAACAGCGCTGGACGGTGGTTTTTGTTACCCACAATATTTACGAAGCAGTGTACTTATCAAATCGCGTGCTAGTTATGGGGATAAGTCCCGGAAGGATTGTAGCTGATGTAGAAATTGATGTTCCCTACCCCCGTAACGATGACTTTCGCACATCATTGCTGTATAACCAATATTGCCGTGAAATTTCTCAGCATCTAGCCCAAGCTATGATCTCTGTGCCAATTTAA